In Paralcaligenes sp. KSB-10, the following are encoded in one genomic region:
- the mfd gene encoding transcription-repair coupling factor, with translation MATHTTPTPRLSSTQTLLTALKPGLRHAHPTPPGSGDAWLLADLARASRQTLVILCANPLAAQRLAEETLLFAPELRIRQLPDWETLPYDSFSPHQDLISERLHTLHALMQETVDILTVPVTTALYRLPPPAFLAAYTFSFEQGDRLNEEGLRRQLTLANYTHVTQVTAPGEFCIRGGLIDLFPMGSVLPYRIDLFDDQIESIRSFDIDTQRSVYPVKEVQLLPGREFPMDETARNNFRARFREVFEGDPSRATPYKDIGNGIPFAGVEYYLPLFFDETATLFDYLSANTLTVTLGDIDEAIRRFHQDTHSRYQFLKSDRERPVLAPKELFLDGEGLYTRLKSFARLALVADSAHPDFTAAPNVAVARRADDPLARLRALLAQNQGRVALCADSAGRRETLLQMLAEFGIAPETQPESLQDFLQSTSRFGLTVAPLSTGFGLVAESITLLTENDLYPSQAHGTRRGRRAQERSSNVEAMVRDLSELREGNPVVHAQHGIGRYHGLVNMDLGEGEMEFLHLQYANGSTLYVPVAQLHVISRYSGADPDHAPLHQLGSGQWDKARRKAAKQVRDAAAELLALYALRAAREGYAFTMPAHDYQAFVEGFGFEETPDQAAAIEAVIGDMTSGRPMDRLVCGDVGFGKTEVALRAAFLAVLNGKQVAILCPTTLLAEQHAQTFADRFADWPVKLAELSRFRSPKEVGATIEGLNTGHVDIVIGTHKILSKDIKFKRLGLVIIDEEHRFGVRQKEALKALRAEVDVLTLTATPIPRTLGMSLEGIRDFSVIATAPQKRLAIKTFVRREDGSTIREALLRELKRGGQVYFLHNEVETIHNRRAKLEELVPEARIAVAHGQMPERELEDVMKGFYQQRFNVLLCTTIIETGIDVPTANTIVIHRADRLGLAQLHQLRGRVGRSHHQAYAYLLTPGEDAMTSGAKKRLEAIQAMEELGSGFYLAMHDLEIRGTGEVLGESQSGNIHEIGFSMYSEMLNTAVRALKAGEEPDLESPFAVSCEVNLHASALLPADYCPDVHARLGLYKKLAHASHDDELITIQEELIDRYGKLPEAAQTLLATHRLRLNAEPLGVIKIDASETQALIQFSAKPNVDPLRIIELVQKQRQVKLAGQDKLRIEIKEDQQISARIDAVRNVLRALA, from the coding sequence ATGGCGACTCATACTACCCCTACTCCCCGGCTTTCCTCCACCCAAACACTGCTCACGGCCTTGAAGCCGGGGCTGCGGCATGCCCATCCGACACCGCCGGGATCCGGCGACGCCTGGCTGCTGGCCGATCTCGCCCGCGCCTCCCGCCAAACCCTGGTGATCCTGTGCGCAAACCCTCTGGCAGCCCAGCGCCTGGCGGAAGAAACTCTGCTCTTTGCCCCAGAGCTGCGAATCCGCCAGTTACCCGACTGGGAGACACTGCCCTACGACAGCTTTTCACCGCACCAGGACTTGATTTCCGAGCGCCTGCATACCCTGCATGCCCTGATGCAGGAAACTGTCGATATTCTGACGGTACCGGTCACCACCGCGCTTTACCGCCTGCCTCCGCCGGCCTTCCTGGCCGCGTATACCTTCTCGTTCGAACAGGGCGACCGCTTGAACGAAGAGGGCCTGCGCCGCCAACTGACGCTGGCCAACTATACCCACGTCACCCAGGTCACGGCGCCAGGCGAGTTCTGCATACGCGGCGGCCTGATCGACCTGTTCCCCATGGGATCGGTGCTGCCGTATCGCATCGACCTGTTCGACGACCAGATCGAATCCATACGCAGCTTCGACATCGATACGCAGCGCAGCGTCTATCCGGTCAAGGAAGTGCAGCTTCTTCCGGGGCGTGAATTTCCCATGGATGAAACGGCACGGAACAACTTCCGCGCCCGGTTTCGCGAAGTGTTCGAAGGCGATCCTTCACGTGCCACGCCTTATAAAGATATAGGCAATGGCATTCCTTTCGCGGGCGTCGAGTATTACCTGCCTTTGTTTTTCGACGAAACGGCAACCCTGTTCGATTATCTGTCGGCGAATACGCTCACGGTCACGCTGGGCGATATCGATGAGGCAATACGACGCTTTCACCAGGATACGCATAGCCGCTATCAGTTCCTGAAAAGCGATCGTGAACGGCCGGTACTCGCGCCCAAGGAACTTTTCCTGGACGGCGAAGGGCTATACACGCGGCTCAAGTCCTTTGCGCGCCTGGCCCTGGTAGCCGACTCGGCACATCCCGATTTCACCGCGGCTCCCAATGTGGCGGTCGCACGGCGAGCCGACGATCCGCTTGCCCGCCTGCGCGCGCTGCTGGCCCAGAACCAGGGCCGCGTCGCGCTGTGCGCCGACTCGGCCGGCCGCCGCGAAACTTTGCTGCAAATGCTGGCGGAATTCGGCATCGCGCCGGAAACCCAGCCCGAATCGCTGCAGGATTTCTTGCAATCCACAAGCCGCTTTGGGCTGACGGTGGCGCCTCTGAGCACCGGTTTTGGCCTGGTTGCCGAATCCATCACGCTACTGACCGAGAACGACCTTTATCCCAGCCAGGCGCACGGCACGCGGCGCGGACGGCGGGCGCAGGAGCGCAGCAGCAACGTCGAAGCCATGGTGCGCGATCTGTCGGAACTGCGTGAAGGCAATCCCGTGGTTCACGCGCAGCATGGCATCGGCCGGTATCATGGCCTGGTGAACATGGATCTGGGCGAAGGCGAAATGGAGTTCCTGCATCTCCAGTATGCCAACGGCAGCACCTTGTATGTTCCCGTGGCCCAGCTCCACGTTATTTCCCGATACAGCGGCGCCGATCCCGACCATGCCCCCTTGCACCAGTTGGGCTCGGGCCAATGGGACAAGGCGCGCCGCAAGGCCGCAAAGCAGGTACGCGATGCGGCCGCCGAGCTGCTTGCGCTATATGCGCTGCGTGCCGCGCGGGAAGGCTACGCGTTCACAATGCCTGCCCATGACTATCAGGCGTTTGTCGAGGGCTTCGGTTTCGAAGAAACTCCCGACCAGGCCGCGGCCATCGAAGCGGTCATCGGAGACATGACTTCAGGCCGCCCCATGGACCGCCTGGTATGCGGCGACGTGGGCTTCGGCAAAACCGAAGTGGCGCTGCGAGCCGCGTTCCTGGCCGTGCTCAACGGCAAGCAGGTCGCTATCTTGTGCCCCACGACACTGCTGGCCGAACAGCACGCTCAAACCTTTGCCGACCGGTTCGCGGACTGGCCCGTCAAACTGGCCGAGCTGTCGCGTTTCCGTTCGCCCAAAGAAGTCGGCGCCACGATTGAAGGATTGAATACCGGCCATGTCGATATCGTCATCGGCACCCACAAGATTCTTTCCAAAGACATTAAATTCAAGCGCCTTGGACTGGTGATCATCGACGAGGAACATCGTTTCGGTGTGCGTCAAAAAGAAGCGCTCAAGGCCTTGCGCGCCGAAGTCGATGTGCTGACCCTCACCGCCACCCCCATACCCCGTACCCTGGGCATGTCGCTGGAAGGCATTCGCGATTTTTCGGTCATCGCCACCGCGCCGCAAAAGCGCCTGGCCATCAAGACTTTTGTCCGTCGCGAAGACGGCAGCACCATACGCGAAGCCCTGCTGCGCGAGCTCAAGCGCGGAGGCCAGGTCTATTTCCTGCACAACGAAGTCGAAACCATTCACAACCGGCGCGCCAAGCTCGAAGAGCTGGTGCCCGAGGCGCGTATCGCAGTGGCTCACGGCCAGATGCCGGAGCGCGAACTCGAAGATGTGATGAAGGGGTTCTATCAGCAGCGCTTCAATGTCCTGCTCTGCACCACGATTATCGAAACCGGTATCGATGTGCCCACCGCCAACACCATCGTGATCCATCGCGCCGACCGCCTCGGACTGGCGCAACTGCATCAGCTGCGCGGCCGCGTAGGCCGTTCGCACCATCAGGCGTATGCCTACCTGCTCACTCCCGGCGAAGATGCCATGACCAGCGGCGCCAAGAAACGCCTCGAAGCCATACAGGCCATGGAAGAGCTCGGTTCGGGCTTCTACCTGGCCATGCACGATCTTGAAATACGCGGCACGGGTGAGGTACTGGGAGAATCCCAATCCGGCAATATTCATGAAATCGGCTTTTCCATGTATTCGGAAATGCTCAATACCGCCGTGCGCGCCCTCAAAGCGGGCGAAGAGCCGGACCTGGAATCTCCGTTTGCCGTGTCATGCGAAGTCAATCTGCATGCCTCCGCCCTGCTGCCGGCCGACTATTGCCCGGACGTGCATGCCCGCCTGGGCCTGTACAAGAAGCTCGCGCACGCAAGCCACGACGACGAGCTGATCACCATCCAGGAAGAACTGATAGACCGCTACGGCAAGCTGCCCGAAGCCGCGCAAACCTTGCTGGCCACTCACCGCCTGCGCCTGAATGCGGAACCGCTCGGCGTCATAAAAATCGATGCCAGCGAAACACAGGCGCTGATCCAGTTCTCGGCCAAACCCAATGTCGACCCTCTGCGCATTATCGAACTCGTCCAAAAACAAAGGCAAGTAAAATTGGCCGGACAGGACAAGCTCAGGATCGAAATCAAGGAAGACCAGCAAATCTCCGCCCGCATCGACGCAGTGCGCAATGTCCTTCGAGCCCTGGCATGA
- the serB gene encoding phosphoserine phosphatase SerB gives MTHLILQAPNLNAADTEKIAAIAQAGGLQNIDNTAVRLLDVDPGEQAEVAQCCATLGIDYAYIDRPARLSDCKVLATDMDSTLINIECIDEIADMVGRKAEVAAITEAAMRGEISDFSESLRRRVGLLAGVPAAALERVYTERLRLNAGAEKLIASAKAAGLKTMLVSGGFTFFTERLQQRLGLDATHANVLEIQNGALTGKVLGDIVDAQAKADHLRALAQDTGASADQIIALGDGANDLKMLALAHYSVAYRAKPVVRQQTNFALNFSGLDAVLNWFNA, from the coding sequence ATGACGCATCTGATACTACAAGCACCGAACCTCAACGCTGCCGACACCGAAAAAATCGCCGCCATCGCGCAGGCAGGCGGGCTTCAGAATATCGACAACACGGCAGTACGCCTGCTGGACGTCGATCCAGGCGAACAAGCCGAGGTCGCGCAATGCTGCGCCACGCTGGGAATTGACTATGCCTATATCGACCGTCCGGCACGACTGAGCGATTGCAAGGTGCTGGCCACCGATATGGACTCCACCCTGATCAATATCGAATGCATCGACGAGATTGCCGATATGGTGGGCCGCAAGGCCGAGGTGGCCGCCATTACCGAAGCGGCCATGCGCGGTGAAATCAGCGATTTTTCGGAAAGCCTCAGGCGCAGGGTCGGCCTGCTTGCCGGCGTGCCCGCAGCCGCCCTGGAGCGCGTCTACACCGAACGGCTGCGCTTGAACGCGGGAGCCGAAAAACTGATCGCATCAGCCAAGGCAGCCGGTTTGAAAACCATGCTGGTATCGGGCGGCTTCACCTTTTTTACCGAGCGCCTGCAACAGCGACTGGGCCTGGATGCCACCCATGCGAATGTACTGGAAATCCAAAATGGCGCGCTCACCGGCAAAGTGCTCGGAGACATCGTCGACGCCCAGGCCAAAGCCGATCATTTGCGGGCGCTGGCGCAAGACACCGGAGCAAGCGCCGACCAGATCATAGCGCTCGGCGATGGCGCCAACGACCTGAAAATGCTGGCCCTGGCACACTATTCGGTCGCATACCGCGCCAAGCCGGTAGTTCGCCAGCAAACCAATTTCGCTCTCAACTTCAGCGGCCTGGATGCCGTGTTGAACTGGTTCAATGCATAA
- a CDS encoding DUF2818 family protein: MDQSSAVWILIALALVTANLPFVVERSFLVLPWVQIGEHKRPAWLRWIESLVFFLLLVALGYAALALIGRTFVSGSDVASAALFLLKVIGVFAVVALLLGYSGWRNKGHELNKSFFVRLIEVLVFYALVGTLGFAFEANIGNAFQQTWEFYVVTLSLFLVLGYPGFVYRYLLHRRKKS; the protein is encoded by the coding sequence ATGGATCAGTCGTCGGCCGTTTGGATATTAATAGCGCTTGCACTCGTGACGGCCAATCTGCCCTTTGTGGTGGAGCGGTCTTTTCTCGTACTGCCCTGGGTGCAGATTGGCGAACACAAGCGCCCGGCCTGGCTGCGCTGGATCGAATCCCTGGTTTTCTTTTTGCTGTTGGTGGCGCTGGGTTACGCCGCCCTGGCGCTGATTGGCCGGACCTTTGTCAGCGGCTCCGACGTGGCCTCGGCTGCGCTGTTCCTGCTGAAAGTAATTGGGGTGTTTGCGGTGGTGGCCTTGTTGCTGGGGTATTCGGGCTGGCGCAATAAAGGGCATGAACTCAATAAGTCCTTTTTCGTGCGTCTTATCGAAGTGCTGGTTTTCTACGCCCTGGTAGGCACGCTGGGTTTTGCCTTCGAGGCAAACATAGGCAACGCATTTCAACAGACCTGGGAGTTCTATGTGGTGACGCTCAGCCTGTTCCTGGTGCTGGGTTATCCGGGTTTTGTCTACCGCTATCTGCTGCATCGCCGCAAGAAATCGTAA
- the nuoN gene encoding NADH-quinone oxidoreductase subunit NuoN — translation MQNPFQLALATPEILLLVLAAVVLMFDAFNKSKERHLTFLLTIGSLIVMTAVSLWQWHEGVSGHAFHGLYVADSLSHLLKIASYLAVAAVLIYGRDYAEQNDVLRSGGEFYCLSLLTLLGQMVMISAGSMLTIYLGIELMSFALYALIALRRDNTAAIEAAMKYFVLGALASGILLYGISMIYGATGHLDLEQVAQVISSGKAQRLPLVFGVVFIVAAFAFKMGVVPFHMWVPDVYDGSPTAVTLVLGTTPYLAAFAVMLRFLIQGLHGIALDWQPMLLILAVLSLGVGNIVAIAQTNFKRMLAYSMISHMGYVFLGLLSGVVPGHLQVIETAYGASLFYLLIYVFSTSITFGLIVLLSGKGFECAEIADLKGLNRRSPVLAGALLASMFSLAGIPPFAGFYAKLSVLQVLIGANHVAIAVVAVMFSLIGAFFYLRVVKVAYFDEPDSDAVEIQSGNGVIPRGLMSLNGLLLLLFGILPGGLMALCIKVVESSLKF, via the coding sequence ATGCAAAATCCATTTCAATTAGCCTTGGCGACTCCCGAGATTCTGCTACTGGTGCTGGCGGCAGTGGTATTGATGTTCGATGCCTTCAACAAGTCGAAAGAGCGTCACCTGACCTTTCTGCTGACCATCGGCTCCCTGATCGTCATGACGGCGGTTTCATTGTGGCAATGGCACGAGGGCGTTTCGGGCCACGCGTTCCACGGCTTGTATGTGGCCGATTCCTTATCTCATCTTCTTAAAATAGCGTCGTACCTTGCGGTGGCGGCGGTGCTCATATATGGCCGCGATTATGCCGAACAGAATGATGTACTGCGCAGCGGCGGCGAGTTCTATTGCCTGAGCCTGCTGACCCTGCTCGGGCAGATGGTCATGATTTCGGCCGGGAGCATGCTCACGATTTATCTGGGCATCGAACTGATGTCCTTTGCCCTGTATGCCTTGATTGCCCTGCGCCGCGACAATACCGCTGCCATTGAAGCCGCCATGAAGTATTTTGTGCTGGGCGCATTGGCATCGGGCATTTTGCTCTACGGCATATCGATGATATACGGAGCAACGGGGCACCTCGACCTGGAGCAAGTCGCGCAAGTCATAAGCAGCGGCAAAGCCCAGCGCCTGCCCCTGGTTTTCGGGGTGGTATTCATTGTTGCGGCCTTTGCCTTCAAGATGGGGGTGGTGCCGTTTCATATGTGGGTGCCCGATGTCTACGATGGCTCGCCCACCGCGGTCACTCTTGTTCTGGGAACCACTCCCTACCTGGCGGCATTTGCCGTAATGCTGCGCTTTCTTATCCAGGGCCTGCATGGCATTGCGCTCGACTGGCAGCCGATGTTGCTGATCCTGGCTGTGCTGTCTCTGGGGGTCGGCAATATCGTGGCCATTGCCCAAACGAACTTCAAGCGCATGCTGGCCTATTCCATGATTTCACACATGGGCTATGTGTTCCTGGGTTTGCTGTCGGGGGTCGTGCCTGGCCACTTGCAGGTCATTGAGACGGCCTATGGCGCCTCGCTGTTTTATCTGCTCATTTATGTCTTTTCAACGTCGATCACCTTCGGCCTTATTGTGCTGTTAAGCGGCAAGGGCTTCGAATGCGCTGAAATCGCCGATCTCAAAGGCTTGAACCGGCGCAGTCCCGTGTTGGCCGGTGCCTTGCTGGCATCGATGTTTTCCTTGGCGGGGATTCCGCCTTTTGCCGGATTCTATGCGAAACTCAGCGTGCTGCAAGTGCTGATCGGTGCCAACCATGTGGCGATTGCCGTCGTGGCCGTCATGTTTTCCCTGATTGGCGCATTTTTCTACTTGCGTGTCGTCAAGGTGGCTTATTTCGACGAACCCGATAGCGATGCCGTCGAGATCCAGAGCGGCAATGGCGTGATCCCTCGAGGTTTGATGTCTCTGAACGGTTTGCTGCTATTGCTGTTCGGTATCCTGCCTGGTGGCTTGATGGCCTTATGCATCAAGGTGGTTGAAAGTTCATTGAAGTTTTGA
- a CDS encoding NADH-quinone oxidoreductase subunit M produces the protein MASSTIPWLTLSIFVPIVAGLFVLLLGSDDRPQFTRKLALAGAVLGFLVTLPLYTGFNSATADMQFVENVPWIATFAINYHLGVDGISLWFVLLTSFITVIVVLAGWESVTQRVAQYMAAFLILSGFMVGVFAALDGMLFYVFFEATLIPMYIIIGAWGGPNRVYAAFKFFLYTLLGSLLTLIAFLYLWHASGGSFDILTWQQTKLGYTPQILVFIALLASFAVKIPMWPVHTWLPDAHVEAPTGGSVVLAAIMLKLGAYGFMRFSLPIAPDASHSLAGLMIALSIIAVIYIGLVAIVQDDMKKLVAYSSVAHMGFVTLGFFIFNTAGLEGAIVQMISHGFVSAAMFLCIGVLYDRMHTRRIADYGGVINTMPRFVAFFVLFSMANCGLPATSGFVGEFTVIMGAVEHNFWIGLLAATALIWGASYSLWMLKRVAFGGIANERVKAMTDLSKREFFIMGIMAILVLFMGIYPKPFTDVMHVSVQALLQHVSISKL, from the coding sequence AAGCTTGCGCTGGCGGGGGCGGTGCTGGGCTTTCTGGTTACGCTGCCGCTTTATACCGGGTTCAATTCGGCAACCGCCGATATGCAGTTCGTCGAGAACGTTCCCTGGATCGCGACTTTCGCCATCAATTACCACCTGGGTGTGGACGGCATTTCCTTGTGGTTCGTTTTGCTGACTTCGTTCATCACGGTGATCGTGGTGCTGGCGGGCTGGGAATCGGTGACTCAGCGTGTGGCGCAATATATGGCCGCCTTCCTGATTCTGTCGGGATTCATGGTCGGTGTATTCGCGGCGCTCGACGGCATGCTGTTCTACGTGTTCTTTGAAGCCACGCTGATACCGATGTACATCATCATCGGGGCGTGGGGCGGTCCGAACCGCGTGTACGCCGCCTTCAAGTTCTTTTTGTACACCTTGCTGGGTTCCTTGCTGACACTGATCGCGTTCCTGTATTTGTGGCATGCATCGGGCGGTTCGTTCGATATCCTCACCTGGCAGCAGACCAAGCTGGGTTATACGCCGCAGATCCTCGTATTCATTGCCCTGCTGGCGTCGTTCGCCGTCAAGATACCGATGTGGCCGGTGCATACCTGGCTGCCCGACGCGCACGTTGAAGCGCCAACGGGCGGTTCGGTCGTGCTGGCGGCCATCATGCTGAAGCTGGGTGCCTACGGGTTCATGCGGTTTTCCCTGCCGATCGCGCCCGACGCTTCGCATAGCCTGGCGGGGCTGATGATTGCCTTGTCCATCATTGCGGTGATATACATCGGCCTGGTGGCCATAGTGCAAGACGACATGAAAAAGCTGGTTGCTTATTCGTCGGTCGCGCACATGGGCTTCGTCACCCTGGGCTTCTTTATATTCAATACCGCCGGCCTCGAGGGTGCGATTGTGCAAATGATCTCGCACGGCTTCGTATCGGCCGCCATGTTCCTGTGCATAGGCGTGCTGTACGATCGGATGCACACGCGCCGCATTGCCGATTACGGCGGTGTCATCAACACCATGCCGCGTTTCGTGGCGTTCTTTGTGCTGTTTTCCATGGCCAATTGCGGCTTGCCCGCCACCAGCGGGTTCGTTGGCGAGTTCACGGTCATCATGGGGGCGGTCGAACATAATTTCTGGATCGGGCTTCTGGCGGCTACCGCCTTGATCTGGGGGGCTTCCTACTCCTTGTGGATGCTCAAGCGCGTGGCTTTCGGAGGAATTGCAAACGAGCGTGTCAAAGCCATGACTGACTTGAGCAAGCGCGAGTTTTTCATAATGGGCATTATGGCGATATTGGTATTGTTTATGGGGATCTATCCCAAACCATTCACAGATGTCATGCACGTGTCGGTTCAGGCCTTGTTGCAACACGTCTCCATTTCGAAACTGTAG